A part of Corvus cornix cornix isolate S_Up_H32 chromosome Z, ASM73873v5, whole genome shotgun sequence genomic DNA contains:
- the NMRK1 gene encoding nicotinamide riboside kinase 1 isoform X1, whose product MKVLVIGLGGVTNGGKTTLAEKLKNMLPNCDIISQDDFFKPESEVETDERGFKLYDVLDALYMDEMVTSIRNWIKSPASSGVVTEEPQSTCDNVKNVYILIVEGFLLYNYEPLNELWNRRYFLTLPYEECKRRRRTRVYQPADTPGYFDGHVWPMYLKYKNELEENASMQVDYLDGTKSQEELLSYVYSDIIQELNKLREEKQLGIDAKK is encoded by the exons ATGAAAGTACTGGTTATTGGCCTTGGAGG TGTAACAAATGGAGGGAAAACAACACTAGCAGAAAAACTTAAGAATATGCTTCCCAACTGTGATATAATCTCTCAAGATGACTTCTTTAAG ccaGAGTCTGAAGTAGAAACAGATGAACGTGGATTTAAGCTGTATGATG TACTTGATGCCCTCTATATGGATGAAATGGTGACCAGTATTCGCAATTGGATTAAAAGCCCAGCAAGCTCAGGTGTTGTGACAGAAGAGCCACAGAGTACATGTGACAATGtgaaaaatgtttatattttgatTGTTGAAGGCTTTCTCCTTTACAATTATGA GCCACTTAATGAACTATGGAATAGAAGATATTTTTTGACCCTTCCTTATGAAGAGtgcaaaaggagaaggag GACCAGAGTCTATCAGCCAGCAGATACACCGGGATACTTCGATGGACACGTGTGGCCTATGTatctgaaatataaaaatgaattggAAGAGAATGCAAGTATGCAAGTTG attATTTGGATGGAACAAAATCCCAAGAGGAGCTTTTATCCTATGTGTATAGTGATATAATACAGGAATTAAACAAGTTGAGGGAAGAAA AGCAGTTGGGAATAGAtgctaaaaaatga
- the NMRK1 gene encoding nicotinamide riboside kinase 1 isoform X2, protein MKVLVIGLGGVTNGGKTTLAEKLKNMLPNCDIISQDDFFKPESEVETDERGFKLYDVLDALYMDEMVTSIRNWIKSPASSGVVTEEPQSTCDNVKNVYILIVEGFLLYNYEPLNELWNRRYFLTLPYEECKRRRRTRVYQPADTPGYFDGHVWPMYLKYKNELEENASMQVDYLDGTKSQEELLSYVYSDIIQELNKLREENQQVTA, encoded by the exons ATGAAAGTACTGGTTATTGGCCTTGGAGG TGTAACAAATGGAGGGAAAACAACACTAGCAGAAAAACTTAAGAATATGCTTCCCAACTGTGATATAATCTCTCAAGATGACTTCTTTAAG ccaGAGTCTGAAGTAGAAACAGATGAACGTGGATTTAAGCTGTATGATG TACTTGATGCCCTCTATATGGATGAAATGGTGACCAGTATTCGCAATTGGATTAAAAGCCCAGCAAGCTCAGGTGTTGTGACAGAAGAGCCACAGAGTACATGTGACAATGtgaaaaatgtttatattttgatTGTTGAAGGCTTTCTCCTTTACAATTATGA GCCACTTAATGAACTATGGAATAGAAGATATTTTTTGACCCTTCCTTATGAAGAGtgcaaaaggagaaggag GACCAGAGTCTATCAGCCAGCAGATACACCGGGATACTTCGATGGACACGTGTGGCCTATGTatctgaaatataaaaatgaattggAAGAGAATGCAAGTATGCAAGTTG attATTTGGATGGAACAAAATCCCAAGAGGAGCTTTTATCCTATGTGTATAGTGATATAATACAGGAATTAAACAAGTTGAGGGAAGAAA atcAGCAGGTCACAGCATGA
- the OSTF1 gene encoding osteoclast-stimulating factor 1, translated as MSKPPPKPAKPGQVKVFRALYTFEPRTPDELYFEEGDIIYISDMSDTNWWKGTCKGRTGLIPSNYVAEQAESIDNPLHEAAKRGNLSWLRECLDNRVGVNGLDKAGNTALYWACHGGHKDVVDVLLTQANLELNQQNKLGDTALHAAAWKGYADIVEMLLEKGARTDLKNNEKKLALDMATNAACASLLKKKQSAGTVRTLSNAEEYLDDEDSD; from the exons ATGTCCAAGCCGCCACCTAAACCGGCCAAGCCAG ggcAGGTGAAAGTATTCAGGGCCCTGTATACATTTGAGCCCAGAACG ccagatGAACTGTACTTTGAAGAAGGAGATATCATTTACATCTCTGACATG agTGATACAAATTGGTGGAAAGGAACTTGCAAAGGGAGAACTGGACTAATTCCAAGCAACTATG tggcAGAGCAAGCAGAGTCTATTGATAATCCGCTGCATGAAGCTGCCAAACGAG GCAACCTAAGCTGGTTGAGAGAGTGTTTGGATAATCGAGTTGGTGTCAATGGCTTAGACAAAGCTGGAAACACAGCTCTGTATTGGGCATGCCATGGAGGACATAAAG ATGTAGTAGATGTTCTGCTTACCCAGGCAAACTTGGAGTTAAACCAACAG AACAAATTGGGAGACACAGCTTTGCATGCTGCTGCATGGAAAGGTTATGCAGATATTGTAgagatgctgctggaaaagg GGGCAAGAACAGATCTGAAAAACAATGAGAAGAAACTGGCTTTAGATATGGCAACAAACGCAGCTTGTGCTTCCTTGCTTAAGAAGAAACAGAGTGCAg gtACAGTCCGAACATTGAGTAATGCAGAGGAATACCTTGATGATGAAGATTCCGATTAG